aaaaaaaagtctccccaggcaagcaggggagggaggggaggaaccCTATTATAAAGTACAATAGGTAACGTACCTGGGGGAACAGGGTCCTGGGAGGGGATGGGGATGTGCTCCGTGCTCCTTCCAAGCTTTTTCAATAGCTTTTGTGCTCACTTTGGCAGCACATTTATCAAGCTTTTTTGGTAGCTTTTAAGTGAATCTTTGTGCTGCAGACAACTAAGTGAGGGATACTGAggattacaaaattattttaaatatttaaacaacaaaaagaccTTGCTAAACCTTGATGTGCATTATAATTACAAGTTTTTTAGTTTACatgaaaaaattataatacagCTGTAACACTTGGCTATGTAACTAGGGGTACCTAGTTTTACTTCTAGATAGCTACACcggatagaaaaaaaatcacaaggagGTTTAAATGACGGTTCTGGTAATAAAAGCGCTCTAAGATTTCTAAGTCAATAAAAGGAAGTTAACTGTCACattcttaaaaggaaaattccattttttaatgaGATCTTACAAATATCAAAAACTTAATATTTATGTTCAAACTAAGCTTAAAGACAAGTAATTTTAGAACTAGCCAGTTTTCAACAttgaagttttatggtttcacaAACCAAAATGTCTAAAACAAAAGGCCCACAAGTTAGACTACATATACTACAGCCATCTAATTTATTCTGTGAACAGTGAGAATTTGACTCAAATTCACTGTTTCAATAAATCCTGGTAACTTCTGAAtctggtttcatttcctttacaCATCCCCACAACCAGTCTTTAATTTATGCTAGCATGACATAGGATCATATAAGAAAAAACTCAAGTTTGGCAATTAGTTTTTTCAAAGATTAATTAGATGCATTAAAACCTGGCTCTATCCAAGATGGATTTTAAGACAGGGTATAAAAATTCAGTATTTCCTACCAGAGTGTGATAAACAAGATGATCTCAGAATTCCAAACAGAATTATCTACATATGTCAAGGAATATCTGTTTTTTCATTAGTAGTACTGACATAAAAAGTGGAAAAACAGTACCCATATTATGAAAATATGGTAAAGAGTGGGATGGTATGTAAACAAGTTTTGGAAACTAATTAATTCCATTACTAAAATCATTTAAATGATTTTCATATTCACAAAATTGTTTTTGTCATTAGGAAGTGATGGTTTTAACCCAAAACCTACTCTGGTAAATACAGTcataagcagggcaaagactaagagagttttgccaagaaaatgcactggtcataacaaacaccctcttccaacaacacaagagaagactctacacatggacatcaccagatggtcaacaccgaaatcagactgattatattctttgcagccaaagatggagaagctctatacagtcagcaaaaacaagaccaggagctgactgtggctcagaccatgaactccttattgccaaattcagacctaaattgaagaaagtagggaaaaccactagaccattcaggtatgacctaaatcaaatcccttatgattatacagtggaagtgagaaatagatttaagggcctagatctgatagatagagtgcctgatgaactatggaatgaggtttgtgacactgtacaggagacagggatcaagaccatccccatggaaaagaaatgcaaaaaaagcaaaatggctgtctggggaggccttacaaatagctgtgaaaagaagagaagcgaaaagcaaggagaaaaggaaagatataaacatctgaatgcagagttccaaagaatagcaagaagagataagaaagccttcttcagcgttcaatgcaaagaaataagaggaaaacaacagaatgggaaagactagagatctcaagaaaatcagagataccaaaagagcatttcatgcaaagatgggcttgataaaggacagaaatggtatggacttaacagaagcagaagatattaagaagaggtggcaagaatacacagaagaactgtacaaaaaagatcttcacgacccagataatcacgatggtgtgatcactgacctagagccagacatcctggaatgtgaagtcaagtgggccttagaaagcatcactacgaacaaagctagtggaggtggtggaattgcagttgagctacttcaaatcctgaaagatgatgctgtgaaagtgctgcactcaatatgccagcaaatttggaaaactcagcagtggccacaggactggaaaaggtcagttttcattccaatcccacagaaaggcaatgccaaagaatgctcaaactaccgcacaattgcactcatctcacacactagtaaagtaatgctcaaaattctccaagccaggcttccgcaATATGTGCactgtgaacttcctaatgttcaagctggttttagaaaaggcagaggaaccagagatcaaattgccaacatccgctggatcatggaaaaagcaagagagttccagaaaagcatctatttctgctttattgactatgccaaagcccttgactgtgtggatcacgataaactgtgggaaattctgagagagatgggaataccagaccacctgatctgcctcttgagaaatttgtatgcaggtcaggaagcaacaattagaactggacatggaacaacagactggttccaaataggaaaagaagtacatcaaggctatatactgtcaccctgtttatttaacttctatgcagagtacatcatgagaaacgctgggctggaagaaacacaagctggaatcaagattgccgggagaaatatcaataacctcagatatgcagatgacaccacccttatggcagaaagtgaagaggaactaaaaagcctcttgatgaaagtgaaagaggagagtgaaaaagtgggcttaaagctcaacattcagaaaatgaagatcatggcatctggtcccatcacttcatgggaaatagatggggaaacagtggaaacagtgtcagactttatttttttgggctccaaaatcactgcagatggtgactgcagccatgaaattaaaagacgcttactccttggaaggaaagttatgaccaacctcgatagcatatacaaaagcagagacattactttgccaacaaaggtccggctagtcaagggtatggtttttcctgtggtcatgtatggatgtgagagttggaccgtgaagaaggctgagcgccgaagaattgatgcttttgaactgtggtgttggagactcttgagagtcctttggactgcaaggagatccaaccagtccattctgcaggagatcagccctaggatttctttggaaggaatgatgctaaagctgaaactccagtactttggccacctcatgcgaagagttgactcattggaaaagactctgaagctgggagggattgggagcaggaggagaaggggacgacagaggatgagatggctgaatggcatcactgactcgatgggcctgagtctcagtgaacttaaagttggtgatggacagggaggcctggcgtgctgggactcatggggtcgcagagtcagacaggaatgagcAACTTGATCTGATAGTTCTTAAAAATGGGCACCACTAGCACAGTGCAGAACTATAGGTTGGTTAGGAAGGAATGCTGGAAACCAGGCTGCCAGAACAATACCACTCAAACTTAGAAGATTTCTATCCAAAACCAAATTACAGATGGATAATAGTGACAACTACTCAACAATGTAGATGcacttaatgccacagaactggttaaaatggtaaactgGGTTAGGTATatttaatgagtttttaaataccaaaaaaataaaatctcagcaAACTACAATGATCTATTAATATAAGAGAAGAAATGAGTTCCACCTACAGTCACAAAAAAAGTAAACAGGAAAAAGGCCCTGTTTGAGTCTATAAAGGTTAAGTCTCTTACTTGAGTAAACAAAGAGCTGAGCTGTTTCTCTTCTCATCTCAGCATCAACTCTCCATGGTAAAAACACCAAGACTTCCTGGAAAACTAAAAATGCATAGATCATCTATATCCCCAGGACTTTAACTGCTAAAGCTTCCATCTGTTAACATTTCTGTTCACTCTTTGTTGAAATAAGGTATACAGTAAACATACACAAGCAAACAGAGTATAAAGAGCCTAGTAACTAAGTCAGAATGAGGTAAAAGTAATTGAGACAGCTTAGCTGTTTTATTTCTCCTGACAACTGGCACGGCACCAGCCTCCTGTTCTATTTCTGAATTCCCTCTATCAggcattttaattgttttaatatcAACCATACTTGTACAGTcccaaagaaaaaagtaaatttgtCCCAACTTACAAATAGGGTCTTCAGAGTTTTCTGGCAAATCCCCTACTGGAGACCACCACTGGATACAAATCAGAACACTGTCCTCACTTTACATATTACCAACTTTTCTAGACATTTCCCAGTCTCTTCTCTGCTATGAGTAGTAACAAATGTGAACCAATGCAGCAGGAAGTATAGAGAAATTCACAACTTACaagggaaaatattattttttagatccaAATTATTGGTTTCTTAAGGTATTCCAGTTCCCAACTCAGGTATTTaaggatgtatatgtatataatggaatgtAAATGTGTTCTTCAGCATAAGCACCAGCTCAAATATGGGTGCAACTCAGTATTTTCACATTAGATATTCAGACTTAATGTATACATTCATTTAGTTGATTTTAAGTTCCATATTCCTCTGCCTGCAGCCCACCCTCATATCTATATTCCTACTGTCTTTTCTACTCACTACTATAAACGTTATTCAATATCCAAGTAGGGACACTGTCAAGTCCTGCAAATGGGCTTCAGACGAGTGAATTCTACTTTCTCTGTTTCACTGATAACTTAGATCTCTGGTTCTACATCTATAAAGAGCTCCTTCCAAATTTAAACCAGACTCTTTCTGATCTATAAATTCTAGAAAACTAAAACACACTCTGATGCTTTACATTTAGAAATAGACATCTCTAGCCTTCATAGCTTTTACTTTGCTTAGTTTTTCACCCTTGCTAATCTTGTTCTAACCAGTCTTCTTGGACCACTAGAGACTTGGCCTAAGCCTAGTATTCTCTCTGTTCAGGGGGAAATACCCACTTGGTTGTCTCCACAGATatcagatagtaaagaaactacctgcaacgcaggagacctgggttcaatccctgggttggaaagatcccctgaaagggcatggcaacccactccagtattgtctgggaaatccgatgaacagaggagcctggcaggctacagtccatggggtcacaaagagtcagacacaactgagcgactatgcaCAACACAAAGAGCCAAGTGTCTCcttttttgtcattaaaaagaaacttaaagagaaaaatgactacAATTACCCAATCCAATTCTATCTCCATCTACAGTGGACCCTGGACAAATATATCTTACCTGCttaaaaaatttctctttgaATAAAACACTGTTTAGTATGCAGCTATTGGATTAGTGTTTAGAACATAGAGTACATCTTAAAAAGATTACAGAATTTCTTTCAAACTAGTTTCCTTATTGAAAATTCAGATGAAATATACCAGACTGCTGGTTTAAAACTGAGGGCTTACTTGGCATGATTAGAGATCATGCACAATTGTGATCATGCTTCAACTTTTTCCTCCAAGGTATGGATTGTATCAAATTcagttttacttttatattcaatcatgattttttcttctttccccatgGCTTCTGAAACAAATTTAGTTCATCCCACAAGAGCATTTGCCCAAGCACTTGACTCCATTAGCAATATCCACTGTCCAAAGCATGTTAGGATAAAACTCACCTGGATCATTTCATGAGACGTTGGAATGACATAACTTAGGTGACTCTGCCTATGTTTAAAACTTCCTAAACCTTAGATTtgaaactttcaaaaaataatgaacaaattcACTAATCTGAAACAAATACTCTGAAAACCTTTAAGATACTTCCTTAAAACTCCTCAATCACACTGAACTTCTTTCAGCCTATaatcaaagaatttaaaaaatactagttATTTCTGTTTGCAGGAAAGAATATGTTCAAGTGaaacatcttttttaaattgtgtgtttATTATAATCAAAAAGCATTGACTGAGTTCCCCAGAAAAAATTCTACTTGTAGAAATCAGTACCTTACCTTAAGGAAGCTGACAGACTATTGATTTCAGTCTCCATTAAAATCTTTTCATAATTCCATAGGAACTACAGTATTTCAAACTGGTTACTTAGGAATCCACAAAAAGTTGCTCTCTTTAAAAGTTCCAAGTTTCCAAAAGTGTCAAATTGACATTGTATCATACTTAAAGGTTAAGTTGGATGCATACAATATGAAACCAACTTACAAATATTGGGAGAAACTTGCCTCTAAAAGGCCATCAGATTTTTCactaagaataaaaaaatctaaaaatggaaaataagagatCAAATCTTAGGGACAGATGGACCATGTAGAAAGTAGTTAGCTAAGTTACAAGCCCCAAAAGCAATGATACCTGAGGCAGAAGATCAAGCAGAAAAGAGAGTCTTTGTAATTACCCAAatgtaaaacaaaccaaaaaaaaatgaagcatgcGGTGAAATATTAAAGCTAAATATGAAGTAATTAAAACCCATGTACTTATGAGAAATTGGCTGGAGGATGGGCTCAAATCTAGAAGCTTATCAGACCTCTAAACTACAAAACCTCATTTTAAGACTATATTGATTAGTCCCTCATTTGAATTGTATCTATGCTCAGATTATATATTCCCTGATAGGGCAAACAGGAAAatataggtgatttttttttcatcttctctatATACTATTACAAAGAATAATTCTCTACCATCCTGAAATTTTTCAAAGCTTTttgagaaacacacacaaataatttgGATTTAGTCGATTTTATTTacagcttgtttttttttgttttttttttttacatttcaaagcATTACACAATTACAGTTTCTCATTttctgacctgcaaacagataaCCTTAAacggaaatatttttttaaaaattatcaaactaGGTACATCCAGAATGCAACAATTACATATATGACAATTAATTCACAAAGTGTAATTTACCAGGACATATCCTAAGAATTTAGGAACAGCCAGTCAGTCAGGAGAAATCTGACCAAATTTAGCAATCAACTATTTACATATCCAAAGACAAATCTATCTAAACTCCCAAACCAGAAGTTTGAAAGTTTTTGTTAAGTCCCCACTGGACAAGAGAGAGGGCGCGATGATTCAGACCTAGCCAGCCTTGACAGTCTTAATCCTCAGGACTGGGCTGCTTCCCCAGTCTGCACCTTCACAGCAAGCAGCTCAGTTTGTCAGACATCCAAATATCAAACTCCTGTGCCATTATGCACGTATTAAGTACTGATTAATAAAAACTAAGAAGTCATTAAATATCACTATTCCCCCCAGCTCACCAGCCCTTAACATCCCAAATATGCAACCTGTGTCACATAGTGACAGGcgatattttatatatgtatgcatctatgtacacacacatacatgtacatgtgtgtatatacatatacacatacacacagtactAGGTACAAATGACAATTAACAGTCCCTGCAAAAATTCATTTTCAGTTGAGGCTATGGCTCCTATGCCTTGTGATGGTTTTAGacttcaaaactgaaaaatactgcTAAAATCTCCTTTCCTAAAGACAAAATTTGATTGCTTGTTCAGTTTAAGCTTCTCTGTCTAAAAATGGCTATAAGATTAAGTATAAAAAAGCAGCCAACTGAGTGCAGTTTCTCTCTCAGGTTTAGCCAAGCTGTCTCATAGAAGTTACCCCTCACTAGACTAGAAAACCTGTGGCGCCTCCCAAAGGTTCTTGCCTACCTTACTGTCCATGTTCACGATTCAAACTGTGTCAGCAGAGCCCGCACTTCAGGGGTCAGCTGCTTGGCAGCCTTAGCTGCCTCTGTGATAGCCTTGCGATACAGGCCCTTTCTCTTCTTATTAAAGCGTGACTGGAAGTTTTCTAAAAAGGGGGAGAGTTGCGAAAGAGCCAGAAAAGATGTTGTTGGAGACCCAAACCATGAAATACGGGCCTCCTGTCGGACTAAAATGCCGCTATCTTTCCGGCTCACAGTTATGGTAAGAATACGGGCTGGCCACCAGGGGAAGCCATATATCTTGGCCCAGACAATGTCCCCTACACATATGGTCCTGCCATCTGGTGTGACGCACTTAGAGACGTTTTTGGAaaagactttcattttcaaggaaTTACTgagctttttctcttccttcgaagaggaggaagtggaggtgGAAGGTGCATGCATACAGCCTGGAGGAAAATCAAAACTTTCAGAAGAACTACACTCAGAGTTGGAGGATTTCAAATCATCTGTGCTATCAATGCTACACACTGAAGCACTGGAAGAGTCAGACTTCTTTTGATTTAGGGTCATGTAAACAGAGATACTGCTTTTGCTGCCCTTTCTGCCCAGTGTCTGCGGTTCCTCCTGCTCACCAGGCACaagcacttcagttgtgtcctgaaCCCCACTGCTGGCCTCTTCAGGGCCTGTGGAGGGACTCTGATTTTCTGAAGGGGCCTCACCTGCTGAGCGGGTAGAGGTGCAACGGGACTGGGGCTTGGGTGCCATCTTGCTGCTTCGCATTTTCTCCAGTCCGGTCTTCAGAGAAGAGTCATTTTCTTCATTCCTGTACCTCTGGGGCTTTAAACGAACCCGGGGTGGAAGAGAGCCTGAGCTAGGGTTCTGATACCGACGTGTGAAATGAACTTTTGAATGCGCACTTCTGGATGTAGAGGTTTCACTCTGCTTCTTCTGTGCCTTTTCTTTGGCAATTTTCAGCACTTCCCGAGCTTTTGCATGATCCATGTTTTTATTCTGGAGCACTTTTTTAGTATTTAACTGAGCTTTTGATGTATTTGCCTGAGCAGAAACTTTGACTACTCTGCCTCTGCTGTGAGGAATATTTGAAACCTTAACCACAGCACTTCTTTTCTGGCTTTCATTTTGGCTTCTCCCATCCACCTTATGGtcagttttcagttttttgttcaCAGTAGTTACGCTTTCACTTCTCCGTTTTTTATCTTCATATTTAGAAGGGTCACTTGCACTACCACctttcctaatttcttttttttcagcaaCAACACTGTTTTTACACTTGTCACACAAAACTTGCCTGGGTCGTAGTTTAATAGCATTCATTATTGAAGTAGGTTCTTCCCTGTACATTTTTCGTTTGGGTCGCTTAATTTTCCGAGGAGGCGGCTGAGGTATTGATTGGTTATATGTGTCCCTGATAAACAAAGGGGGAGGATAAGGTGCTCCTTCATGGAAGAGAGGTGGTGGTTTGGAAGTCCACAGGCTTTCGGCCAAGCTGAGCTCAGGAGGCGGGACGGGAGAAGGGTCATTGGGAACAGCACCATTCACTTCACACTTGACTTCTGTCCCTTCTTGGAATGTATTACTTTGGAGCTGCATGGCTTCGGGTTTATCCTTATATTCCCTTTTGGGAAATACTGTCACAGGGATCCCATGGGGCCCAAacctttgaaagaaatgaaaggaaaaaaagaaaccattaagTTAGCATCTACAATTCCATTTCTTGAAAGACCACCTACTGTTTATGTGACCTTCCTTGAAAgctatttcactttaaaaaacaatCCAAAAACCTACGGATGGACCTCCCCACAAAAGTCCCAAAGCATACCATTCCATTTTTTTTGTCTTACATTTTGGCATACACTCAACAGGAAATACTCAATAGTTGCTCTAAGCAATGCCATGATAGCTGCTGTTATTTCAAATAGGTCTTTTCAGTCTTGAATCAGTAAGGAGTTTCTGTCCGACAGCTTAATATTTAATGTCATTTGCTGTAACACTCTCTCAACTAGACATGTCCAATAAATGCAACTATAAATGTGTAGTATATGGATCTTCCTCTGGTTATATAATAGCTTTCAAAAGCTTCAcaaagcaaatttggccttaccTACTCCAAAATATTGAATCAGTAAAATCCTATCTCAACTTTATTGTTTAAACCCTAAAGATTCACAGGTATTTACTTTACTGTTCTACCCTAGCTCATCCCATTCATCCACCCCGCCCTATCcccaagggggtgggggtgcagggaaacaacacagaaatattaGAAATTCAGATAACCTCAAAAGCAGAGAGCTACAGAACTATGGCTTTTgagctttttaaaatcacatcacaCATTAAGAAATATCTTCACGTTGCAATCCAATAAAATGTTtatgcatgtatacatgcatgcatacatatgtaaatgcacacaactgagcaaaagCGTCACTAAATACTTAACCTTACAATATGTTAtacataattgtatttttttctactctggtctattttcatttgttttgatgcTAGTCAGATGCAGTAAATGGATTTCAGAACTTTACAGATCCAAACCCAGTTTGTGAAGCAATGGTAGAGAACAAAGTCTCTACAATGATCAATTTCTAATAAAACAGGAGTCAAATAACCTTGCTTCTCAGGTGGACTTACTGTGGTTTGATCTGCCTGAGCTGAACATCAAGAACCCTTAAATCTAAACTTGCTATATACGCAGAATCttgcacataaaaataaaagcacactaCCAATTTCATCAAGTACATGTTAACGTGCTAATTTTAAGCACTAATTGAGTAAAACAGTATTGAACACAATACAGTTCTAATGCCAATCCTCTAAAGCAAAAGTGCGTAGAACCCAAGAACTGGCTTCAAATAGTCAGATGGAACCCCTGACCTTATTAGATGCAAATGTTTTATATAGatctgtttttctggagaatgGTTGAGTCTTGGTTCTCACATTCTCTAAACCATCCTTATGTCCCTGAAAATGTACTGAATTCTTCACTGGAAAGAAATCTTGAGTTCTTAGGGCTACAGATACCTAAACTTGGGCAGGGATACAGGAAGAGCCAACACCAGGATATTTGGTTCCAAGGCCTGAATGGTTTTCTTCCTGAAGTCTTTTGTTAGCTTGACTACCACAAACCAGCAACTTTTAGCAAATATAAGTCACAAAGGAAGAGGAACGCCGTCTTTACCTAGGGTGGGACAAGTTTGGGTCTGTGCTAATCCACAAAGGAAAGACAAATTCCTCTCTATGTCAGACtgcaaaattaaatttcaacTGTATActtcaataccaaaaaaaaaattttttttaagtagctttCTATTCCAGGATAGCATTTTGTACCCAAGTGTTTGCTTCCTGACTACTTAATTGCAACGTACTTTGAGTATTTGCCCTTATACGTAAGTGCTCAACACTTTTTCAAGATGACAGGAAGGCAaaggtatttctgtgttttcttctgcagCGACATAAAAAACTTAATGAGGTGAGACAACTATTTGTATTAACAGAATTCCCTAATTTGTATAAGCCATCATTTTGTCCCATTATACTTTCACTTATTTCTATAATTGAGAAAAGaacaaatttccttcctttcattaGGGATAACTAAACTGCAATCATcttactttgttgttttttttttttaacaactttgtATCCTCAGGCAGTCCTGAACCCCTCTAAATTTAGTTTTTGCTTGTATAAAAGAAAATAGCACTATTTCCTACCTTAGAGAATTCAGGGAGGTTAACAGGTCAATAAATGTTAACCATTTTTCaagtaatttaattttactttcaacTAACAATTTACCTGAGTTTCAGATCCTTTTCTGTGTATCTTACGTATCATCTGGCCAATTACTTTACATCTGTTTATGTCAAATAAGCTGTGAAATCTCATATGTCCACCTTCATGCAGTTTTTAATAAGAACATTAGTTTCCCCACTAGATCTTTTGCCTTTCCCTCTCATGCATATACaagtattacatatttttaataacataGGGAAGCACTTGATTGTATAAtgataatggaaaaaaaagaggccaaaaaagagagggaaaaaaagaaagaagcctaACTGGTAATTGTGGGTAGTggattggcaaatattttttaaactgataacAAAACTTCCAAAAAGAACCAGAATGataaatttaagaggaaaaaggCATCAATGTCCTACTCCATCTTAGTGATCATTTTGGTTACCGTTCCAGGAAGAACACTTAATACCATGGCTGTTTTCAAACTAAGTGTGGAAAGGCTGGTTGCAAAATCAACAGTCATGTCTATTTGTGAGTCATGtctatgatttaaatttttaaaaatgtgtaaatatatgtaaCTGCAGTGCATCTGTCTCATGTAATATGTGTATATA
The nucleotide sequence above comes from Bos indicus isolate NIAB-ARS_2022 breed Sahiwal x Tharparkar chromosome 7, NIAB-ARS_B.indTharparkar_mat_pri_1.0, whole genome shotgun sequence. Encoded proteins:
- the PWWP2A gene encoding PWWP domain-containing protein 2A isoform X5, translating into MQLQSNTFQEGTEVKCEVNGAVPNDPSPVPPPELSLAESLWTSKPPPLFHEGAPYPPPLFIRDTYNQSIPQPPPRKIKRPKRKMYREEPTSIMNAIKLRPRQVLCDKCKNSVVAEKKEIRKGGSASDPSKYEDKKRRSESVTTVNKKLKTDHKVDGRSQNESQKRSAVVKVSNIPHSRGRVVKVSAQANTSKAQLNTKKVLQNKNMDHAKAREVLKIAKEKAQKKQSETSTSRSAHSKVHFTRRYQNPSSGSLPPRVRLKPQRYRNEENDSSLKTGLEKMRSSKMAPKPQSRCTSTRSAGEAPSENQSPSTGPEEASSGVQDTTEVLVPGEQEEPQTLGRKGSKSSISVYMTLNQKKSDSSSASVCSIDSTDDLKSSNSECSSSESFDFPPGCMHAPSTSTSSSSKEEKKLSNSLKMKVFSKNVSKCVTPDGRTICVGDIVWAKIYGFPWWPARILTITVSRKDSGILVRQEARISWFGSPTTSFLALSQLSPFLENFQSRFNKKRKGLYRKAITEAAKAAKQLTPEVRALLTQFES
- the PWWP2A gene encoding PWWP domain-containing protein 2A isoform X1; the encoded protein is MAAVAAEAAATAASPGEGGAGEAEPEMEPIPGSEAGTDPLPVTATEASVPDGEADGQQSSPQADEPPLPLPPPPPGELARSPEAAGLELEPEEKLPARVVEPGAAAPPEGPSLPPSPVPPPEEPPAPEERQEPPLPQPAAPALVPPAGGDSAVSQLIPGSEVRVTLDHIIEDALVVSFRLGEKLFSGVLMDLSKRFGPHGIPVTVFPKREYKDKPEAMQLQSNTFQEGTEVKCEVNGAVPNDPSPVPPPELSLAESLWTSKPPPLFHEGAPYPPPLFIRDTYNQSIPQPPPRKIKRPKRKMYREEPTSIMNAIKLRPRQVLCDKCKNSVVAEKKEIRKGGSASDPSKYEDKKRRSESVTTVNKKLKTDHKVDGRSQNESQKRSAVVKVSNIPHSRGRVVKVSAQANTSKAQLNTKKVLQNKNMDHAKAREVLKIAKEKAQKKQSETSTSRSAHSKVHFTRRYQNPSSGSLPPRVRLKPQRYRNEENDSSLKTGLEKMRSSKMAPKPQSRCTSTRSAGEAPSENQSPSTGPEEASSGVQDTTEVLVPGEQEEPQTLGRKGSKSSISVYMTLNQKKSDSSSASVCSIDSTDDLKSSNSECSSSESFDFPPGCMHAPSTSTSSSSKEEKKLSNSLKMKVFSKNVSKCVTPDGRTICVGDIVWAKIYGFPWWPARILTITVSRKDSGILVRQEARISWFGSPTTSFLALSQLSPFLENFQSRFNKKRKGLYRKAITEAAKAAKQLTPEVRALLTQFES
- the PWWP2A gene encoding PWWP domain-containing protein 2A isoform X2, which codes for MLLNQTEVKGSDCVRIWISNLQKEGAKRFGPHGIPVTVFPKREYKDKPEAMQLQSNTFQEGTEVKCEVNGAVPNDPSPVPPPELSLAESLWTSKPPPLFHEGAPYPPPLFIRDTYNQSIPQPPPRKIKRPKRKMYREEPTSIMNAIKLRPRQVLCDKCKNSVVAEKKEIRKGGSASDPSKYEDKKRRSESVTTVNKKLKTDHKVDGRSQNESQKRSAVVKVSNIPHSRGRVVKVSAQANTSKAQLNTKKVLQNKNMDHAKAREVLKIAKEKAQKKQSETSTSRSAHSKVHFTRRYQNPSSGSLPPRVRLKPQRYRNEENDSSLKTGLEKMRSSKMAPKPQSRCTSTRSAGEAPSENQSPSTGPEEASSGVQDTTEVLVPGEQEEPQTLGRKGSKSSISVYMTLNQKKSDSSSASVCSIDSTDDLKSSNSECSSSESFDFPPGCMHAPSTSTSSSSKEEKKLSNSLKMKVFSKNVSKCVTPDGRTICVGDIVWAKIYGFPWWPARILTITVSRKDSGILVRQEARISWFGSPTTSFLALSQLSPFLENFQSRFNKKRKGLYRKAITEAAKAAKQLTPEVRALLTQFES
- the PWWP2A gene encoding PWWP domain-containing protein 2A isoform X4, with product MFGPHGIPVTVFPKREYKDKPEAMQLQSNTFQEGTEVKCEVNGAVPNDPSPVPPPELSLAESLWTSKPPPLFHEGAPYPPPLFIRDTYNQSIPQPPPRKIKRPKRKMYREEPTSIMNAIKLRPRQVLCDKCKNSVVAEKKEIRKGGSASDPSKYEDKKRRSESVTTVNKKLKTDHKVDGRSQNESQKRSAVVKVSNIPHSRGRVVKVSAQANTSKAQLNTKKVLQNKNMDHAKAREVLKIAKEKAQKKQSETSTSRSAHSKVHFTRRYQNPSSGSLPPRVRLKPQRYRNEENDSSLKTGLEKMRSSKMAPKPQSRCTSTRSAGEAPSENQSPSTGPEEASSGVQDTTEVLVPGEQEEPQTLGRKGSKSSISVYMTLNQKKSDSSSASVCSIDSTDDLKSSNSECSSSESFDFPPGCMHAPSTSTSSSSKEEKKLSNSLKMKVFSKNVSKCVTPDGRTICVGDIVWAKIYGFPWWPARILTITVSRKDSGILVRQEARISWFGSPTTSFLALSQLSPFLENFQSRFNKKRKGLYRKAITEAAKAAKQLTPEVRALLTQFES
- the PWWP2A gene encoding PWWP domain-containing protein 2A isoform X3, with protein sequence MAAVAAEAAATAASPGEGGAGEAEPEMEPIPGSEAGTDPLPVTATEASVPDGEADGQQSSPQADEPPLPLPPPPPGELARSPEAAGLELEPEEKLPARVVEPGAAAPPEGPSLPPSPVPPPEEPPAPEERQEPPLPQPAAPALVPPAGGDSAVSQLIPGSEVRVTLDHIIEDALVVSFRLGEKLFSGVLMDLSKRFGPHGIPVTVFPKREYKDKPEAMQLQSNTFQEGTEVKCEVNGAVPNDPSPVPPPELSLAESLWTSKPPPLFHEGAPYPPPLFIRDTYNQSIPQPPPRKIKRPKRKMYREEPTSIMNAIKLRPRQVLCDKCKNSVVAEKKEIRKGGSASDPSKYEDKKRRSESVTTVNKKLKTDHKVDGRSQNESQKRSAVVKVSNIPHSRGRVVKVSAQANTSKAQLNTKKVLQNKNMDHAKAREVLKIAKEKAQKKQSETSTSRSAHSKVHFTRRYQNPSSGSLPPRVRLKPQRYRNEENDSSLKTGLEKMRSSKMAPKPQSRCTSTRSAGLNKWQLLHQTVTSAAAPLQCLTDHCGFRLGALKLTVKRAAQRH